ACCTTTGAAGTTTATCCCAACCGCGATAGCTTGCCATTCATGGCGGATTACCAGTTCGAGCCAAGCTGGCGTATCAAAGAATTCGTACGTGGCACGTTGCGCCTAAACGGGTGGAAGGACGCATGGGCCGATGTCTTCACCGAAATCGAAACTCTTTCTGGTCCCGAAGGCGACATGCGCCTGAAGGAGATGTCAGATGGATTCTGGAATGAAAATGCCTACGATGAAGGTGAGCCTGATCGCGTCGTCATGTGCGTTGGATTGAAGGCCGAACAAGACGGAGGCGAAATCTACAACAAGACATATGTAATGGATGCCTGGGGAGATGCCCGCGGGACCGCGATGGCTCGCCTTGTCTCGATTCCCGTGTCTCTCGCGGTCAAAGCAGTGCTCAACCGCCAGATTGGTTCAGGTGTACACCCCGCGCCACATGACCCCAAACTGGTCGCCGAATGGCTAAAGGAAGTCGACACACTCGCTCAGCACCTACAAGTGGTCGATCACCTAGCCTAAGCGATCTTGGCACCAATACAATCTGAGAGGGTCGTGTTCCGCATTGCGAAATGCGACCTTCTTACCCTTTACGGATCAAATCATCTTCTTCGTCAAATGCCGAAAGCCCGAGCGCTTCCAGCCCGTTCTCCAAATGATCGGAAAGATGAGGTGTGCCCATAAGGTAGTCAGGTGTTGGAACCGTCGCCTCGGCGATAGCGGTGGCGCGCGCCTCTGCTAATTCTTCAGGCTCGAAGCTACCACGGCCAATCCACATTACTGCCACGAGATCAGTTAACTCCTCCTCACGGAGGGTTTCAAAAAAACCTGCAAGTTCGGCCTCTGCACGGCCCAGCTCGCGGGACATGAGAATAATTTGGGCAATTTTGTTGATACCAATTTCAAGCATGCTGTGTCCTCCTGTCGGCGCATGAGGCTCAGGATGTAACGCTTTCGCACTCTTAGCCTTGATCTAACGCAAGCTTATTCAGGCGCTTTGATTGGCACCACATTCGGCTGCTCAGGGGCCAGCTCTTCGAAATCAAAGTTATCAAGCCGCTTGGCCCGTCGTCCTGCCTTGTCAGCGGATACTTTGATATCGGAGATGTCTTTGGCAGCTTGATGAAAGTGACGGTCAAGATTTTCGACACGGTTTCCAAGACGGTCAACATCGGCAAACAAAAGCCCAAGTTCACGGCGGATCGCTCCTGCCTGCTCACGC
This genomic window from Lentibacter algarum contains:
- a CDS encoding DUF3775 domain-containing protein, producing the protein MLEIGINKIAQIILMSRELGRAEAELAGFFETLREEELTDLVAVMWIGRGSFEPEELAEARATAIAEATVPTPDYLMGTPHLSDHLENGLEALGLSAFDEEDDLIRKG